The following are encoded together in the Bos javanicus breed banteng chromosome X, ARS-OSU_banteng_1.0, whole genome shotgun sequence genome:
- the STARD8 gene encoding stAR-related lipid transfer protein 8 isoform X3, with amino-acid sequence MPLLDVFWACFRKVKCFPLLQGRKNAEAEAKKACRWLRATGFPKYAQLFEEGLFPVDIGSVKKDHSFLDEDSLGALCRRLMTLNSCASMKLEVHFQCKQNEDSEEEEHCTISNHWTFERENKQWSRMGSSDLLAPASPDLPVTSSCEGVLTELSATSLPAITVSLPPEPADLPLLGHSSSPSHWPFFSPTRGQEGPRDKTKKHRSQSFLKHLESLRRKEKGGGRQADLEHSSVTSEKVAKAFSFRSRHGFLYRAKNQAATSASGSGAETQRAWEAWPVAMFQHPPRAHQGDCLVHVPRDHKPGTFPRSLSIESLCPEDGHRLADWQPGRHWGHEGRRGSCGSTGSHTSIYDNMPELYPAEPVLAGAEAEEEEEEGGDSYTHLDDILQHVWGLQQRVELWSQAMCPDLGPGDKEEEEEEEVEEEATSPVEIATDGVEGQTGETRTQGEAPALRESLALGQVDVQLGVLAQPQTPAKAKFLAQSETGAPDFAQDHEEETHSVGEPTSSSSLSVEEGHVSDTVASSSELDSSRNSMNEAEATGSPTGLQTSVSRERRDSGVGASLTRPCRKLRWHSFQNSHRPSLNSESLEINRQFASQIHLLHKGSVLRLTTFMEKYTVPHKQGWVWSVPKFMKRNKTPNYRGQQVFGVPPLIHVQRTGQPLPQSIQQAMRYLRSQCLDQVGIFRKSGVKSRIQTLRQMNETSPDNVCYEGQSAYDVADLLKQYFRDLPEPIFTSKLTTTFLQIYQLLPKDQWLAATQAATLLLPDENREVLQTLLYFLSDIASAEENQMTAGNLAVCLAPSIFHLNVSKKDNPSPRIKSKRSLVGRPGPRDLSENMAATQGLSHMISDCKKLFQVPQDMVLQLCGSYSAAELSPPGPALAELRQARAAGVSLSLYMEESIQELLHNAAERFKGWMSMPGPQHTELACKKAPDGHPLRVWKASTEVAAPPAVVLHRVLRERALWDEDLLRAQDVAL; translated from the exons AAGCTGAGGCCAAAAAAGCATGCAGGTGGCTCCGAGCAACAGGCTTCCCTAAGTATGCTCAGCTTTTTGAAG AAGGTTTGTTTCCTGTGGATATTGGCTCTGTGAAGAAGGACCACAGTTTTTTGGACGAGGACTCTTTGGGGGCCCTGTGCAG GAGGCTGATGACCTTGAACAGTTGTGCCTCGATGAAACTGGAGGTTCATTTTCAATGCAAGCAG AATGAAGACTCAGAGGAGGAAGAGCACTGTACCATCAGCAACCACTGGACCTTTGAGCGAGAAAATAAGCAGTGGTCTCGCATGGGTTCCTCTGACTTGTTGGCCCCAGCAAGCCCTGACCTGCCAGTGACCTCTAGCTGTGAGGGCGTCCTCACTGAGCTTAGTGCCACCTCCCTGCCTGCCATCACTGTGAGCCTACCACCTGAGCCAGCGGATCTGCCCTTGCTAGGCCATTCTTCCAGCCCAAGTCACTGGCCCTTCTTCAGCCCCACTCGGGGCCAGGAGGGCCCCCGGGACAAAACCAAGAAGCACCgttcccagagcttcctcaagcACCTTGAGTCTCTCAGACGGAAGGAAAAGGGTGGAGGCCGGCAAGCAGATCTGGAGCACAGCTCAGTCACCTCAGAAAAGGTTGCCAAAGCCTTCTCTTTCCGAAGTCGCCATGGCTTCCTCTATCGGGCCAAGAACCAGGCGGCCACATCAGCCAGTGGCAGTGGCGCTGAGACTCAGAGGGCCTGGGAGGCCTGGCCTGTGGCCATGTTCCAGCATCCTCCGCGGGCACACCAGGGTGATTGCCTGGTGCATGTGCCCAGAGACCACAAACCAGGCACATTCCCTCGCTCCTTGTCCATTGAGAGCCTGTGCCCAGAGGATGGACACCGCCTGGCAGATTGGCAGCCGGGTAGGCACTGGGGCCATGAAGGGCGCCGGGGCTCCTGTGGCTCCACAGGTAGCCACACCAGCATCTATGACAACATGCCAGAGCTGTATCCAGCTGAGCCTGTACTGGCTGGGGCCGAggctgaagaggaggaggaggaaggtggggaCAGCTACACTCACCTGGATGACATCCTCCAGCACGTGTGGGGGTTGCAGCAGCGGGTAGAGCTCTGGTCTCAGGCCATGTGCCCAGACCTGGGGCCTGGAgataaggaagaagaggaggaggaggaagtagaGGAGGAGGCCACTTCACCAGTAGAAATAGCCACCGATGGAGTGGAAGGCCAGACTGGTGAGACTCGGACCCAGGGAGAGGCTCCAGCCCTCAGGGAGTCCCTAGCCCTGGGCCAGGTGGATGTGCAACTTGGAGTCCTGGCTCAGCCTCAGACCCCTGCCAAGGCTAAGTTCCTGGCACAGTCAGAGACTGGGGCCCCAGACTTTGCCCAGGATCATGAGGAGGAGACACATTCAGTGGGAGAACCAACCTCTTCCTCCAGCCTGTCTGTGGAAGAAGGACACGTTTCCGACACTGTGGCCTCCTCCAGTGAGCTGGATAGTAGCAGGAACTCCATGAACGAGGCTGAGGCTACAGGGTCCCCAACTGGACTCCAGACATCAGTATCCCGTGAGCGACGAGATTCAGGTGTCGGGGCCTCACTTACCAGACCCTGCAG GAAGCTCCGTTGGCACAGCTTTCAGAACTCTCACCGGCCCAGCCTCAACTCAGAGTCATTGGAGATCAACCGGCAGTTTGCCAGCCAGATACACCTCCTGCACAAGGGCTCAGTGCTGCGGCTCACCACTTTCATGGAGAAGTACACCGTCCCCCACAAACAGGGCTGGGTCTG GTCAGTCCCCAAGTTCATGAAGAGGAACAAGACACCAAACTACCGGGGCCAGCAGGTATTTGGGGTGCCACCCCTCATTCATGTGCAGCGCACAGGCCAGCCACTGCCCCAGAGCATTCAGCAAGCCATGCGCTACCTGCGTAGCCAGTGCCTGGACCAG GTGGGCATCTTCCGCAAGTCTGGGGTGAAGTCCAGGATCCAGACCCTGCGTCAAATGAATGAGACCTCCCCTGACAACGTCTGCTATGAGGGTCAGTCAGCCTATGATGTGGCTGACTTACTGAAGCAGTATTTCCGGGACCTGCCCGAGCCCATCTTCACCAGCAAGCTTACTACCACTTTCCTGCAGATCTACCAGC tcctccCCAAGGATCAGTGGTTGGCAGCCACACAAGCCGCCACCTTGCTGCTTCCCGATGAGAACCGAGAGGTACTACAGACCCTGCTCTATTTCCTAAGTGACATTGCCTCTGCTGAGGAGAACCAGATGACAGCTGGTAACTTGGCAGTGTGCCTGGCACCTTCTATTTTCCACCTCAACGTCTCCAAGAAGGATAACCCCTCACCCAG GATCAAGAGCAAACGCAGCCTAGTTGGCCGGCCAGGCCCTAGGGACTTAAGTGAGAACATGGCTGCCACCCAGGGCTTATcacacatgatcagtgactgcaAGAAACTTTTCCAG GTGCCCCAAGACATGGTGCTGCAACTGTGTGGCTCCTACAGTGCGGCCGAACTCAGCCCTCCAGGCCCAGCCCTGGCTGAACTGCGGCAGGCCCGGGCTGCTGGTGTAAGCCTGAGCCTCTATATGGAAGAGAGCATCCAGGAGCTGCTGCACAATGCTGCTGAGCGCTTCAAGGGCTGGATGAGCATGCCGGGGCCCCAGCACACGGAGCTGGCTTGCAAGAAG GCACCAGACGGGCACCCGCTGCGCGTGTGGAAGGCATCCACAGAAGTGGCAGCCCCTCCAGCCGTGGTGCTACACCGTGTCCTGCGGGAGAGGGCCCTCTGGGATGAGGATCTCCTGCGGGCCCAG GATGTGGCGCTCTGA
- the STARD8 gene encoding stAR-related lipid transfer protein 8 isoform X2: MTLNSCASMKLEVHFQCKQNEDSEEEEHCTISNHWTFERENKQWSRMGSSDLLAPASPDLPVTSSCEGVLTELSATSLPAITVSLPPEPADLPLLGHSSSPSHWPFFSPTRGQEGPRDKTKKHRSQSFLKHLESLRRKEKGGGRQADLEHSSVTSEKVAKAFSFRSRHGFLYRAKNQAATSASGSGAETQRAWEAWPVAMFQHPPRAHQGDCLVHVPRDHKPGTFPRSLSIESLCPEDGHRLADWQPGRHWGHEGRRGSCGSTGSHTSIYDNMPELYPAEPVLAGAEAEEEEEEGGDSYTHLDDILQHVWGLQQRVELWSQAMCPDLGPGDKEEEEEEEVEEEATSPVEIATDGVEGQTGETRTQGEAPALRESLALGQVDVQLGVLAQPQTPAKAKFLAQSETGAPDFAQDHEEETHSVGEPTSSSSLSVEEGHVSDTVASSSELDSSRNSMNEAEATGSPTGLQTSVSRERRDSGVGASLTRPCRKLRWHSFQNSHRPSLNSESLEINRQFASQIHLLHKGSVLRLTTFMEKYTVPHKQGWVWSVPKFMKRNKTPNYRGQQVFGVPPLIHVQRTGQPLPQSIQQAMRYLRSQCLDQVGIFRKSGVKSRIQTLRQMNETSPDNVCYEGQSAYDVADLLKQYFRDLPEPIFTSKLTTTFLQIYQLLPKDQWLAATQAATLLLPDENREVLQTLLYFLSDIASAEENQMTAGNLAVCLAPSIFHLNVSKKDNPSPRIKSKRSLVGRPGPRDLSENMAATQGLSHMISDCKKLFQVPQDMVLQLCGSYSAAELSPPGPALAELRQARAAGVSLSLYMEESIQELLHNAAERFKGWMSMPGPQHTELACKKAPDGHPLRVWKASTEVAAPPAVVLHRVLRERALWDEDLLRAQVLEALMPGVELYHYVTDSMAPHPCRDFVVLRMWRSDLPRGGCLLVSQSLDPEQPVPESGVRALMLTSQYLMEPCGLGRSRLTHICRADLRGRSPDWYNKVFGHLCAMEVAKIRDSFPTLQAAGPETKL, from the exons ATGACCTTGAACAGTTGTGCCTCGATGAAACTGGAGGTTCATTTTCAATGCAAGCAG AATGAAGACTCAGAGGAGGAAGAGCACTGTACCATCAGCAACCACTGGACCTTTGAGCGAGAAAATAAGCAGTGGTCTCGCATGGGTTCCTCTGACTTGTTGGCCCCAGCAAGCCCTGACCTGCCAGTGACCTCTAGCTGTGAGGGCGTCCTCACTGAGCTTAGTGCCACCTCCCTGCCTGCCATCACTGTGAGCCTACCACCTGAGCCAGCGGATCTGCCCTTGCTAGGCCATTCTTCCAGCCCAAGTCACTGGCCCTTCTTCAGCCCCACTCGGGGCCAGGAGGGCCCCCGGGACAAAACCAAGAAGCACCgttcccagagcttcctcaagcACCTTGAGTCTCTCAGACGGAAGGAAAAGGGTGGAGGCCGGCAAGCAGATCTGGAGCACAGCTCAGTCACCTCAGAAAAGGTTGCCAAAGCCTTCTCTTTCCGAAGTCGCCATGGCTTCCTCTATCGGGCCAAGAACCAGGCGGCCACATCAGCCAGTGGCAGTGGCGCTGAGACTCAGAGGGCCTGGGAGGCCTGGCCTGTGGCCATGTTCCAGCATCCTCCGCGGGCACACCAGGGTGATTGCCTGGTGCATGTGCCCAGAGACCACAAACCAGGCACATTCCCTCGCTCCTTGTCCATTGAGAGCCTGTGCCCAGAGGATGGACACCGCCTGGCAGATTGGCAGCCGGGTAGGCACTGGGGCCATGAAGGGCGCCGGGGCTCCTGTGGCTCCACAGGTAGCCACACCAGCATCTATGACAACATGCCAGAGCTGTATCCAGCTGAGCCTGTACTGGCTGGGGCCGAggctgaagaggaggaggaggaaggtggggaCAGCTACACTCACCTGGATGACATCCTCCAGCACGTGTGGGGGTTGCAGCAGCGGGTAGAGCTCTGGTCTCAGGCCATGTGCCCAGACCTGGGGCCTGGAgataaggaagaagaggaggaggaggaagtagaGGAGGAGGCCACTTCACCAGTAGAAATAGCCACCGATGGAGTGGAAGGCCAGACTGGTGAGACTCGGACCCAGGGAGAGGCTCCAGCCCTCAGGGAGTCCCTAGCCCTGGGCCAGGTGGATGTGCAACTTGGAGTCCTGGCTCAGCCTCAGACCCCTGCCAAGGCTAAGTTCCTGGCACAGTCAGAGACTGGGGCCCCAGACTTTGCCCAGGATCATGAGGAGGAGACACATTCAGTGGGAGAACCAACCTCTTCCTCCAGCCTGTCTGTGGAAGAAGGACACGTTTCCGACACTGTGGCCTCCTCCAGTGAGCTGGATAGTAGCAGGAACTCCATGAACGAGGCTGAGGCTACAGGGTCCCCAACTGGACTCCAGACATCAGTATCCCGTGAGCGACGAGATTCAGGTGTCGGGGCCTCACTTACCAGACCCTGCAG GAAGCTCCGTTGGCACAGCTTTCAGAACTCTCACCGGCCCAGCCTCAACTCAGAGTCATTGGAGATCAACCGGCAGTTTGCCAGCCAGATACACCTCCTGCACAAGGGCTCAGTGCTGCGGCTCACCACTTTCATGGAGAAGTACACCGTCCCCCACAAACAGGGCTGGGTCTG GTCAGTCCCCAAGTTCATGAAGAGGAACAAGACACCAAACTACCGGGGCCAGCAGGTATTTGGGGTGCCACCCCTCATTCATGTGCAGCGCACAGGCCAGCCACTGCCCCAGAGCATTCAGCAAGCCATGCGCTACCTGCGTAGCCAGTGCCTGGACCAG GTGGGCATCTTCCGCAAGTCTGGGGTGAAGTCCAGGATCCAGACCCTGCGTCAAATGAATGAGACCTCCCCTGACAACGTCTGCTATGAGGGTCAGTCAGCCTATGATGTGGCTGACTTACTGAAGCAGTATTTCCGGGACCTGCCCGAGCCCATCTTCACCAGCAAGCTTACTACCACTTTCCTGCAGATCTACCAGC tcctccCCAAGGATCAGTGGTTGGCAGCCACACAAGCCGCCACCTTGCTGCTTCCCGATGAGAACCGAGAGGTACTACAGACCCTGCTCTATTTCCTAAGTGACATTGCCTCTGCTGAGGAGAACCAGATGACAGCTGGTAACTTGGCAGTGTGCCTGGCACCTTCTATTTTCCACCTCAACGTCTCCAAGAAGGATAACCCCTCACCCAG GATCAAGAGCAAACGCAGCCTAGTTGGCCGGCCAGGCCCTAGGGACTTAAGTGAGAACATGGCTGCCACCCAGGGCTTATcacacatgatcagtgactgcaAGAAACTTTTCCAG GTGCCCCAAGACATGGTGCTGCAACTGTGTGGCTCCTACAGTGCGGCCGAACTCAGCCCTCCAGGCCCAGCCCTGGCTGAACTGCGGCAGGCCCGGGCTGCTGGTGTAAGCCTGAGCCTCTATATGGAAGAGAGCATCCAGGAGCTGCTGCACAATGCTGCTGAGCGCTTCAAGGGCTGGATGAGCATGCCGGGGCCCCAGCACACGGAGCTGGCTTGCAAGAAG GCACCAGACGGGCACCCGCTGCGCGTGTGGAAGGCATCCACAGAAGTGGCAGCCCCTCCAGCCGTGGTGCTACACCGTGTCCTGCGGGAGAGGGCCCTCTGGGATGAGGATCTCCTGCGGGCCCAGGTGTTGGAAGCCCTGATGCCGGGTGTGGAGCTGTACCACTATGTCACTGACAGCATGGCACCCCATCCCTGCCGTGACTTTGTGGTGCTCCG GATGTGGCGCTCTGACCTGCCCCGTGGGGGTTGCCTCCTCGTGTCTCAGTCCCTGGATCCTGAGCAGCCTGTGCCGGAGTCGGGGGTGCGGGCTCTGATGCTCACGTCCCAGTACCTCATGGAACCCTGTGGCCTGGGCCGCTCCAGGCTCACTCACATCTGCCGTGCTGACCTCAG GGGCCGTTCTCCTGACTGGTACAACAAAGTCTTCGGACACCTGTGCGCCATGGAGGTGGCAAAGATCCGGGATTCCTTCCCGACCCTGCAGGCAGCTGGCCCTGAGACAAAGTTGTGA
- the STARD8 gene encoding stAR-related lipid transfer protein 8 isoform X1, producing the protein MPLLDVFWACFRKVKCFPLLQGRKNAEAEAKKACRWLRATGFPKYAQLFEEGLFPVDIGSVKKDHSFLDEDSLGALCRRLMTLNSCASMKLEVHFQCKQNEDSEEEEHCTISNHWTFERENKQWSRMGSSDLLAPASPDLPVTSSCEGVLTELSATSLPAITVSLPPEPADLPLLGHSSSPSHWPFFSPTRGQEGPRDKTKKHRSQSFLKHLESLRRKEKGGGRQADLEHSSVTSEKVAKAFSFRSRHGFLYRAKNQAATSASGSGAETQRAWEAWPVAMFQHPPRAHQGDCLVHVPRDHKPGTFPRSLSIESLCPEDGHRLADWQPGRHWGHEGRRGSCGSTGSHTSIYDNMPELYPAEPVLAGAEAEEEEEEGGDSYTHLDDILQHVWGLQQRVELWSQAMCPDLGPGDKEEEEEEEVEEEATSPVEIATDGVEGQTGETRTQGEAPALRESLALGQVDVQLGVLAQPQTPAKAKFLAQSETGAPDFAQDHEEETHSVGEPTSSSSLSVEEGHVSDTVASSSELDSSRNSMNEAEATGSPTGLQTSVSRERRDSGVGASLTRPCRKLRWHSFQNSHRPSLNSESLEINRQFASQIHLLHKGSVLRLTTFMEKYTVPHKQGWVWSVPKFMKRNKTPNYRGQQVFGVPPLIHVQRTGQPLPQSIQQAMRYLRSQCLDQVGIFRKSGVKSRIQTLRQMNETSPDNVCYEGQSAYDVADLLKQYFRDLPEPIFTSKLTTTFLQIYQLLPKDQWLAATQAATLLLPDENREVLQTLLYFLSDIASAEENQMTAGNLAVCLAPSIFHLNVSKKDNPSPRIKSKRSLVGRPGPRDLSENMAATQGLSHMISDCKKLFQVPQDMVLQLCGSYSAAELSPPGPALAELRQARAAGVSLSLYMEESIQELLHNAAERFKGWMSMPGPQHTELACKKAPDGHPLRVWKASTEVAAPPAVVLHRVLRERALWDEDLLRAQVLEALMPGVELYHYVTDSMAPHPCRDFVVLRMWRSDLPRGGCLLVSQSLDPEQPVPESGVRALMLTSQYLMEPCGLGRSRLTHICRADLRGRSPDWYNKVFGHLCAMEVAKIRDSFPTLQAAGPETKL; encoded by the exons AAGCTGAGGCCAAAAAAGCATGCAGGTGGCTCCGAGCAACAGGCTTCCCTAAGTATGCTCAGCTTTTTGAAG AAGGTTTGTTTCCTGTGGATATTGGCTCTGTGAAGAAGGACCACAGTTTTTTGGACGAGGACTCTTTGGGGGCCCTGTGCAG GAGGCTGATGACCTTGAACAGTTGTGCCTCGATGAAACTGGAGGTTCATTTTCAATGCAAGCAG AATGAAGACTCAGAGGAGGAAGAGCACTGTACCATCAGCAACCACTGGACCTTTGAGCGAGAAAATAAGCAGTGGTCTCGCATGGGTTCCTCTGACTTGTTGGCCCCAGCAAGCCCTGACCTGCCAGTGACCTCTAGCTGTGAGGGCGTCCTCACTGAGCTTAGTGCCACCTCCCTGCCTGCCATCACTGTGAGCCTACCACCTGAGCCAGCGGATCTGCCCTTGCTAGGCCATTCTTCCAGCCCAAGTCACTGGCCCTTCTTCAGCCCCACTCGGGGCCAGGAGGGCCCCCGGGACAAAACCAAGAAGCACCgttcccagagcttcctcaagcACCTTGAGTCTCTCAGACGGAAGGAAAAGGGTGGAGGCCGGCAAGCAGATCTGGAGCACAGCTCAGTCACCTCAGAAAAGGTTGCCAAAGCCTTCTCTTTCCGAAGTCGCCATGGCTTCCTCTATCGGGCCAAGAACCAGGCGGCCACATCAGCCAGTGGCAGTGGCGCTGAGACTCAGAGGGCCTGGGAGGCCTGGCCTGTGGCCATGTTCCAGCATCCTCCGCGGGCACACCAGGGTGATTGCCTGGTGCATGTGCCCAGAGACCACAAACCAGGCACATTCCCTCGCTCCTTGTCCATTGAGAGCCTGTGCCCAGAGGATGGACACCGCCTGGCAGATTGGCAGCCGGGTAGGCACTGGGGCCATGAAGGGCGCCGGGGCTCCTGTGGCTCCACAGGTAGCCACACCAGCATCTATGACAACATGCCAGAGCTGTATCCAGCTGAGCCTGTACTGGCTGGGGCCGAggctgaagaggaggaggaggaaggtggggaCAGCTACACTCACCTGGATGACATCCTCCAGCACGTGTGGGGGTTGCAGCAGCGGGTAGAGCTCTGGTCTCAGGCCATGTGCCCAGACCTGGGGCCTGGAgataaggaagaagaggaggaggaggaagtagaGGAGGAGGCCACTTCACCAGTAGAAATAGCCACCGATGGAGTGGAAGGCCAGACTGGTGAGACTCGGACCCAGGGAGAGGCTCCAGCCCTCAGGGAGTCCCTAGCCCTGGGCCAGGTGGATGTGCAACTTGGAGTCCTGGCTCAGCCTCAGACCCCTGCCAAGGCTAAGTTCCTGGCACAGTCAGAGACTGGGGCCCCAGACTTTGCCCAGGATCATGAGGAGGAGACACATTCAGTGGGAGAACCAACCTCTTCCTCCAGCCTGTCTGTGGAAGAAGGACACGTTTCCGACACTGTGGCCTCCTCCAGTGAGCTGGATAGTAGCAGGAACTCCATGAACGAGGCTGAGGCTACAGGGTCCCCAACTGGACTCCAGACATCAGTATCCCGTGAGCGACGAGATTCAGGTGTCGGGGCCTCACTTACCAGACCCTGCAG GAAGCTCCGTTGGCACAGCTTTCAGAACTCTCACCGGCCCAGCCTCAACTCAGAGTCATTGGAGATCAACCGGCAGTTTGCCAGCCAGATACACCTCCTGCACAAGGGCTCAGTGCTGCGGCTCACCACTTTCATGGAGAAGTACACCGTCCCCCACAAACAGGGCTGGGTCTG GTCAGTCCCCAAGTTCATGAAGAGGAACAAGACACCAAACTACCGGGGCCAGCAGGTATTTGGGGTGCCACCCCTCATTCATGTGCAGCGCACAGGCCAGCCACTGCCCCAGAGCATTCAGCAAGCCATGCGCTACCTGCGTAGCCAGTGCCTGGACCAG GTGGGCATCTTCCGCAAGTCTGGGGTGAAGTCCAGGATCCAGACCCTGCGTCAAATGAATGAGACCTCCCCTGACAACGTCTGCTATGAGGGTCAGTCAGCCTATGATGTGGCTGACTTACTGAAGCAGTATTTCCGGGACCTGCCCGAGCCCATCTTCACCAGCAAGCTTACTACCACTTTCCTGCAGATCTACCAGC tcctccCCAAGGATCAGTGGTTGGCAGCCACACAAGCCGCCACCTTGCTGCTTCCCGATGAGAACCGAGAGGTACTACAGACCCTGCTCTATTTCCTAAGTGACATTGCCTCTGCTGAGGAGAACCAGATGACAGCTGGTAACTTGGCAGTGTGCCTGGCACCTTCTATTTTCCACCTCAACGTCTCCAAGAAGGATAACCCCTCACCCAG GATCAAGAGCAAACGCAGCCTAGTTGGCCGGCCAGGCCCTAGGGACTTAAGTGAGAACATGGCTGCCACCCAGGGCTTATcacacatgatcagtgactgcaAGAAACTTTTCCAG GTGCCCCAAGACATGGTGCTGCAACTGTGTGGCTCCTACAGTGCGGCCGAACTCAGCCCTCCAGGCCCAGCCCTGGCTGAACTGCGGCAGGCCCGGGCTGCTGGTGTAAGCCTGAGCCTCTATATGGAAGAGAGCATCCAGGAGCTGCTGCACAATGCTGCTGAGCGCTTCAAGGGCTGGATGAGCATGCCGGGGCCCCAGCACACGGAGCTGGCTTGCAAGAAG GCACCAGACGGGCACCCGCTGCGCGTGTGGAAGGCATCCACAGAAGTGGCAGCCCCTCCAGCCGTGGTGCTACACCGTGTCCTGCGGGAGAGGGCCCTCTGGGATGAGGATCTCCTGCGGGCCCAGGTGTTGGAAGCCCTGATGCCGGGTGTGGAGCTGTACCACTATGTCACTGACAGCATGGCACCCCATCCCTGCCGTGACTTTGTGGTGCTCCG GATGTGGCGCTCTGACCTGCCCCGTGGGGGTTGCCTCCTCGTGTCTCAGTCCCTGGATCCTGAGCAGCCTGTGCCGGAGTCGGGGGTGCGGGCTCTGATGCTCACGTCCCAGTACCTCATGGAACCCTGTGGCCTGGGCCGCTCCAGGCTCACTCACATCTGCCGTGCTGACCTCAG GGGCCGTTCTCCTGACTGGTACAACAAAGTCTTCGGACACCTGTGCGCCATGGAGGTGGCAAAGATCCGGGATTCCTTCCCGACCCTGCAGGCAGCTGGCCCTGAGACAAAGTTGTGA